From Thermoleophilum album:
GTGCGCACCGCATGGCTGCCCTGCTCGAGGCGGGCGACGTGTACGTCAACATCTGGGGGCCGAGCGACCCGTCGGCACCGTTCGGTGGCATCAAAGCTTCCGGGATCGGGCGGGAGCATGGGCGCGAAGGCCTCGACGCCTATCTCGAGACGAAGACGGTGTGGGTGAACCTCGCCTGAGCGAACAACCGCAAGGACCTGTCCTGCTCGCGCACGGCAGCTGGCTGCCAGCAGCGGTGGGCGCGAGCTGGATCGACGAGCCCTTCGCACCTCCCCCCGAGCTCGAGCACGCAGCCGATCGCGCTATTGCTGAGCTCGCTGCGCGCGGCTCGCCCACCCACGACGGACTGGCGGCGCGTCTCGCGCGCTTCCGCGCGACGCCGGAGCGTCTCGAGCTCGAGCTGCAGCCGGCGCGCTGGTCGCTGCGGCTCGTCGACGGCGATCGCTGCCGCTCACTGACCGCCTTGTGCGTGGTGCGAAGCGAGGACGGTCGCTGGCTGGCCGGTCGGCGCGCGAGCTGGTTGGCGACGTGGGCGGGCCGCTGGGCGCTCGGTGCCGGCGGCGCTGTCGAGGTCGGCGAGAACCCGGCCCACACGCTCGCACGCGAGCTCGCAGAGGAGTGGCGGCTCGAGCCGATCGAGCTGCGTGTGCGCGCGCTCCTCGACCTGCCCGGTGGCATGGCGATGATCGTGGGCAGCGCAACCGTCGCCAGCGACGCCGAACCGGTGCCCGACGAGGAGCACGACGCCTTCGCCTGGTGGGATCCCGACCCCGATCGCTGGCCCGACGAGGCCGACGAGCGCCTGCGCTCGATGGCCCGCCATCTCCTCGCTCCCTAGCGATCCCGTCGGCACAACCGGCGAGCGGCTCTCACCC
This genomic window contains:
- a CDS encoding NUDIX hydrolase — its product is MGEPRLSEQPQGPVLLAHGSWLPAAVGASWIDEPFAPPPELEHAADRAIAELAARGSPTHDGLAARLARFRATPERLELELQPARWSLRLVDGDRCRSLTALCVVRSEDGRWLAGRRASWLATWAGRWALGAGGAVEVGENPAHTLARELAEEWRLEPIELRVRALLDLPGGMAMIVGSATVASDAEPVPDEEHDAFAWWDPDPDRWPDEADERLRSMARHLLAP